In Deltaproteobacteria bacterium, the following are encoded in one genomic region:
- a CDS encoding alpha/beta hydrolase: MSAPRSRVIPLGAGRPTIEVLDAGDGAPLLFLHGAGGVPMWEGVLPLLAREYHVFAPLLPGFGQSSGLEHIEDQLDLVLHCFDVTEALDLQRPYVVGESMGGWIAAEMAALRPREIGRLALAAPVGLWRDEAPVADMFGMMPHELVPYLLHDQSGPAAQAMQAVTNLFSDKDDRTQEQVEFLISLVRGFRTAAKFLFPIPENGLEKRLPRIKAPTLVVWGTHDRFVDPLYARLFAEKIPGARVHMIENAGHLVGLERPDPYAEAVARFGRGS, encoded by the coding sequence ATGAGCGCGCCGCGCTCGCGCGTCATCCCGCTGGGGGCCGGCCGGCCGACGATCGAGGTGCTCGACGCCGGCGACGGCGCCCCGCTCCTCTTCCTGCACGGCGCGGGCGGCGTCCCCATGTGGGAGGGCGTGCTGCCCCTCCTGGCGCGCGAGTACCACGTCTTCGCGCCGCTCCTCCCCGGCTTCGGGCAGTCGTCGGGCCTCGAGCACATCGAGGACCAGCTCGACCTCGTGCTGCACTGCTTCGACGTGACGGAGGCCCTCGACCTCCAGCGGCCCTACGTCGTCGGCGAGTCGATGGGCGGCTGGATCGCCGCGGAGATGGCCGCCCTCCGCCCCCGCGAGATCGGACGCCTCGCGCTCGCCGCGCCCGTCGGCCTCTGGCGCGACGAGGCGCCCGTCGCCGACATGTTCGGCATGATGCCGCACGAGCTCGTCCCCTACCTCCTTCACGATCAGAGCGGCCCCGCCGCGCAGGCGATGCAAGCGGTCACGAACCTGTTCAGCGACAAGGACGACCGCACTCAGGAGCAGGTCGAGTTCCTGATCTCCCTCGTGCGCGGCTTCCGCACCGCCGCCAAGTTCCTCTTCCCGATCCCGGAGAACGGGCTCGAGAAGCGTCTCCCGCGCATCAAGGCGCCGACGCTGGTCGTGTGGGGGACGCACGACCGCTTCGTCGATCCGCTCTACGCGCGCCTCTTCGCGGAGAAGATCCCCGGGGCGCGCGTGCACATGATCGAGAACGCCGGGCACCTGGTCGGCCTCGAGCGGCCGGACCCGTACGCCGAGGCCGTGGCGCGCTTCGGGCGCGGGAGCTGA
- a CDS encoding RES domain-containing protein, with protein MAEPLVAYRVFKAKHPPFDGAGAALIGGRWNTRGRPLIYCVRSYAGALLEILVHAQLRRLPGRHRCVVVEVPDDVSVETLDPANLPGWEAEDQRVSRAFGDRWLAEHRSAALLVPSLVARPFEQNVLINPAHRDSTRLRVPPPVSVTWDARLFRSRQPDVG; from the coding sequence GTGGCGGAGCCGCTCGTCGCATATCGGGTGTTCAAGGCGAAGCACCCGCCCTTCGACGGGGCCGGCGCCGCGTTGATCGGGGGACGCTGGAACACTCGCGGACGACCGCTCATCTATTGCGTCCGGTCGTACGCGGGTGCGTTGCTCGAGATCCTCGTCCACGCACAGCTGAGACGCCTACCCGGCAGACACCGATGTGTCGTGGTCGAGGTGCCCGATGACGTCTCCGTAGAAACGCTCGACCCGGCCAATCTCCCAGGATGGGAGGCCGAAGACCAGCGCGTGAGCCGAGCCTTCGGCGACCGCTGGCTTGCCGAGCACCGTTCCGCCGCGCTCCTCGTGCCGTCGCTCGTCGCCCGACCCTTCGAGCAGAACGTCTTGATCAATCCGGCGCACCGCGACTCGACTCGCCTCCGCGTCCCGCCGCCCGTGTCGGTCACATGGGACGCGCGGCTGTTCCGAAGCCGGCAACCGGACGTCGGGTGA
- a CDS encoding LLM class flavin-dependent oxidoreductase produces MKFSWFHLMPYRWLPPDFRERYHGIWVDIPNRLYDPVRGHRLYNEYLDMLEYADQMGFDAIGVNEHHQNGYGMMPSPNLMAAALARRCPNANLLVLGNSIALYNPPVRVAEEFAMLDVISGGRLIAGFPVGTSMDINYCYGQNPATVREKYREAHDLILKAWAEREPFAWNGKYTKLRYVNLWPQPIQKPHPPIWIPGLGSIETWDFCAEHGYNYSYLSFSGYKRAQKMMDGYWERLAALGKEPNPYAGAFFQQVCISDTDASCEREWWPHVDYFFNKCLHLYPGMASAPGYVSEASMRAGIVAQVGNTTMNMGQNKTWKELVEQRYIVAGSPATVRQQLEELARSLRVGHLAIGGHIGSSPIELTNRSTFLLATQVLPHLRPIWSEYEDRWSPKPLPRAERVAPGSQSEAARREAERPAAA; encoded by the coding sequence ATGAAGTTCAGCTGGTTCCATCTGATGCCGTACCGCTGGCTGCCGCCCGACTTCCGCGAGCGCTACCACGGCATCTGGGTCGACATCCCGAACCGCCTCTACGACCCGGTGCGCGGCCACCGGCTCTACAACGAGTACCTCGACATGCTCGAGTACGCCGACCAGATGGGCTTCGACGCCATCGGCGTGAACGAGCACCACCAGAACGGTTACGGCATGATGCCGTCGCCCAACCTGATGGCGGCGGCGCTCGCCCGCCGCTGCCCGAACGCCAACCTGCTGGTGCTCGGCAACTCGATCGCGCTCTACAACCCGCCGGTGCGCGTCGCCGAGGAGTTCGCGATGCTCGACGTGATCTCGGGCGGGCGGCTCATCGCCGGCTTCCCGGTCGGGACGTCGATGGACATCAACTACTGCTACGGCCAGAACCCCGCGACCGTGCGCGAGAAGTACCGCGAGGCGCACGACCTGATCCTGAAGGCGTGGGCAGAGCGCGAGCCCTTCGCCTGGAACGGGAAGTACACGAAGCTCCGCTACGTGAACCTCTGGCCGCAGCCCATCCAGAAACCGCACCCCCCCATCTGGATCCCGGGCCTCGGTTCGATCGAGACCTGGGACTTCTGCGCCGAGCACGGCTACAACTACAGCTACCTCTCCTTCAGCGGCTACAAGCGCGCGCAGAAGATGATGGACGGCTACTGGGAGCGCCTGGCGGCGCTCGGCAAGGAGCCGAACCCCTACGCCGGCGCCTTCTTCCAGCAGGTCTGTATCAGCGACACCGACGCTTCGTGCGAGCGCGAGTGGTGGCCGCACGTCGACTACTTCTTCAACAAGTGCCTCCACCTCTACCCCGGCATGGCGAGCGCCCCCGGCTACGTGAGCGAGGCCTCGATGCGAGCCGGCATCGTCGCGCAGGTGGGCAACACGACCATGAACATGGGGCAGAACAAGACCTGGAAGGAGCTGGTCGAGCAGCGCTACATCGTGGCCGGCTCGCCCGCCACCGTCCGCCAGCAGCTCGAGGAGCTGGCCCGTTCGCTGCGCGTTGGGCACCTCGCGATCGGCGGCCACATCGGCTCCTCACCGATCGAGCTGACCAACCGCTCGACCTTCCTCCTGGCCACCCAGGTGCTGCCGCACCTCCGTCCCATCTGGAGCGAGTACGAGGACCGCTGGTCGCCGAAGCCGCTGCCCCGCGCCGAGCGCGTGGCGCCGGGGAGCCAGAGCGAGGCGGCGCGTCGCGAGGCCGAGCGCCCGGCGGCGGCATGA